One window of the Macrobrachium nipponense isolate FS-2020 chromosome 22, ASM1510439v2, whole genome shotgun sequence genome contains the following:
- the LOC135198642 gene encoding serine/threonine-protein kinase Nek5-like isoform X3 has translation MPLALTKMLVEFNMEDIEVIKEIGRGSYGSVWLVSRITDRRLLVLKSGSFEMNHHLHLLMTYCEGGDLFTKIRHQHRTLFPEQQIIRWFIQITMALQYLHSHNILHRDLKTQNIFLTRSGLIKLGDFGIARVLNSSMDLATTMIGTPYYMSPELFSGIPYSYKSDVWALGCCLYELITLKHAFVARDLSALICRISRGKVEGISSKYTDELRSLVLSLLSRSPNLRPSASQILHKPFIREHISTFLKDTTAPSCVDDKKDFELPSKVSLRYIQKNKNFECRHIEEEKHFECHVPNVLVKRCCEVLPTEFASLHIAGDKMKLENRSRMEVKPSGVKECQCKRREKIDVHAACQIGSQSRRRRRIKRAPSSESEPHENFSSSIPFQGLDESPVNSRLPENDLPYLSSSARVRRRQRRDKEIDIKVLSDLPAEPNLVELNSNNDKTKVCDSSSSEGECNSENSPRTQDAEAASTEKASPIKSDDIDDFVSMLDTTLKDSFNFESDTTENMRNKVTVTSDCGMDLSCRLSMLEETLMKSVDEEQAALILSVVKSGFWDDWDEQHNQARNILGDQKFAAVSSTLCHLKLCYCFMQE, from the exons gagTTCAATATGGAAGATATTGAAGTGATAAAGGAAATTGGGCGTGGAAGCTATGGGTCTGTGTGGTTGGTCTCAAGAATTACTGACCGTCGACTTCTAGTTCTCAAATCT GGCTCCTTTGAAATGAATCATCATTTGCACTTGCTGATGACATACTGTGAAGGAGGAGATCTCTTCACAAAAATTCGTCATCAGCACCGTACTCTCTTTCCGGAGCAGCAGATAATACGCTGGTTCATTCAGATCACAATGGCACTGCAG TACCTCCATTCTCACAACATCCTTCATCGAGACTTGAAGACTCAGAATATTTTCTTAACTCGGTCCGGTCTTATTAAACTGGGAGATTTTGGCATTGCCCGTGTGTTGAACTCCTCAATGGACCTGGCAACAACGATGATTGGCACACCATATTACATG AGTCCAGAATTATTTTCTGGGATCCCATATAGCTACAAGAGTGATGTTTGGGCCCTTGGCTGTTgtttatatgaattgataactCTGAAGCATGCATTCGTTGCTCGTGATTTGTCGGCACTTATCTGTCGAATATCCAGGGGAAAG GTTGAAGGTATATCTTCCAAGTACACAGATGAATTGCGAAGCCTCGTTCTCTCCTTGTTAAGCCGCAGCCCTAATCTCCGTCCTAGTGCTTCCCAGATTTTGCACAAACCTTTTATACGGGAACATATTTCAACCTTCCTTAAGGATACAACTGCTCCATCATGTGTAGATGATAAGAAAGACTTTGAGCTTCCTTCTAAGGTCAGTTTACgatatatacagaaaaataaaaattttgaatgcaGACATATTGAGGAAGAAAAACATTTTGAATGCCATGTGCCCAATGTACTTGTTAAAAGATGCTGTGAGGTTTTGCCTACAGAGTTTGCATCTTTGCACATAGCTGGAGATAAAATGAAATTAGAGAATCGATCTCGGATGGAGGTTAAGCCTAGTGGAGTGAAGGAATGTCAGTGTAAACGTCGAGAAAAGATCGACGTACATGCAGCCTGTCAAATTGGATCACAATCTCGTAGAAGAAGACGCATCAAAAGGGCACCATCTTCTGAAAGTGAACCTCATGAAAATTTTAGCAGTTCTATACCATTTCAGGGTCTTGATGAATCTCCAGTAAATTCTAGGTTGCCAGAAAATGATTTGCCTTATCTTTCTTCATCTGCTAGGGTAAGGAGGAGACAAAGAAGGGACAAggaaattgatattaaagttcTCAGTGATCTGCCAGCTGAACCTAATCTAGTAGAGCTTAATTCTAATAATGACAAGACCAAAGTATGCGATTCCAGCAGCAGTGAAGGAGAATGCAACAGTGAAAATTCTCCCAGGACACAAGATGCAGAAGCAGCAAGCACAGAAAAGGCTTCTCCTATCAAATCAGACGACATTGATGACTTTGTCAGCATGCTTGATACGACACTTAAGGATTCATTCAACTTTGAGAGTGATACAacagaaaatatgagaaataaggTTACTGTTACTAGTGATTGTGGCATGGACCTTTCTTGCAGGCTGTCAATGTTAGAAGAAACGTTGATGAAAAGTGTTGATGAg GAGCAAGCTGCGTTGATCTTGTCCGTGGTCAAGTCTGGCTTCTGGGATGATTGGGATGAACAGCACAACCAGGCGCGTAATATACTTGGTGACCAAAAGTTTGCTGCTGTGTCATCAACGCTTTGTCATCTCAAGCTGTGTTACTGTTTTATGCAGGAATGA
- the LOC135198642 gene encoding serine/threonine-protein kinase Nek4-like isoform X2, whose product MEDIEVIKEIGRGSYGSVWLVSRITDRRLLVLKSVKLSHLNSEEEKTARQEVHILAGLKHPNIVSYKGSFEMNHHLHLLMTYCEGGDLFTKIRHQHRTLFPEQQIIRWFIQITMALQYLHSHNILHRDLKTQNIFLTRSGLIKLGDFGIARVLNSSMDLATTMIGTPYYMSPELFSGIPYSYKSDVWALGCCLYELITLKHAFVARDLSALICRISRGKVEGISSKYTDELRSLVLSLLSRSPNLRPSASQILHKPFIREHISTFLKDTTAPSCVDDKKDFELPSKVSLRYIQKNKNFECRHIEEEKHFECHVPNVLVKRCCEVLPTEFASLHIAGDKMKLENRSRMEVKPSGVKECQCKRREKIDVHAACQIGSQSRRRRRIKRAPSSESEPHENFSSSIPFQGLDESPVNSRLPENDLPYLSSSARVRRRQRRDKEIDIKVLSDLPAEPNLVELNSNNDKTKVCDSSSSEGECNSENSPRTQDAEAASTEKASPIKSDDIDDFVSMLDTTLKDSFNFESDTTENMRNKVTVTSDCGMDLSCRLSMLEETLMKSVDEEQAALILSVVKSGFWDDWDEQHNQARNILGDQKFAAVSSTLCHLKLCYCFMQE is encoded by the exons ATGGAAGATATTGAAGTGATAAAGGAAATTGGGCGTGGAAGCTATGGGTCTGTGTGGTTGGTCTCAAGAATTACTGACCGTCGACTTCTAGTTCTCAAATCT GTCAAACTTTCACACCTaaattcagaagaagaaaagactgCCAGACAAGAAGTACATATTCTGGCAGGACTGAAGCACCCTAATATTGTTTCATACAAG GGCTCCTTTGAAATGAATCATCATTTGCACTTGCTGATGACATACTGTGAAGGAGGAGATCTCTTCACAAAAATTCGTCATCAGCACCGTACTCTCTTTCCGGAGCAGCAGATAATACGCTGGTTCATTCAGATCACAATGGCACTGCAG TACCTCCATTCTCACAACATCCTTCATCGAGACTTGAAGACTCAGAATATTTTCTTAACTCGGTCCGGTCTTATTAAACTGGGAGATTTTGGCATTGCCCGTGTGTTGAACTCCTCAATGGACCTGGCAACAACGATGATTGGCACACCATATTACATG AGTCCAGAATTATTTTCTGGGATCCCATATAGCTACAAGAGTGATGTTTGGGCCCTTGGCTGTTgtttatatgaattgataactCTGAAGCATGCATTCGTTGCTCGTGATTTGTCGGCACTTATCTGTCGAATATCCAGGGGAAAG GTTGAAGGTATATCTTCCAAGTACACAGATGAATTGCGAAGCCTCGTTCTCTCCTTGTTAAGCCGCAGCCCTAATCTCCGTCCTAGTGCTTCCCAGATTTTGCACAAACCTTTTATACGGGAACATATTTCAACCTTCCTTAAGGATACAACTGCTCCATCATGTGTAGATGATAAGAAAGACTTTGAGCTTCCTTCTAAGGTCAGTTTACgatatatacagaaaaataaaaattttgaatgcaGACATATTGAGGAAGAAAAACATTTTGAATGCCATGTGCCCAATGTACTTGTTAAAAGATGCTGTGAGGTTTTGCCTACAGAGTTTGCATCTTTGCACATAGCTGGAGATAAAATGAAATTAGAGAATCGATCTCGGATGGAGGTTAAGCCTAGTGGAGTGAAGGAATGTCAGTGTAAACGTCGAGAAAAGATCGACGTACATGCAGCCTGTCAAATTGGATCACAATCTCGTAGAAGAAGACGCATCAAAAGGGCACCATCTTCTGAAAGTGAACCTCATGAAAATTTTAGCAGTTCTATACCATTTCAGGGTCTTGATGAATCTCCAGTAAATTCTAGGTTGCCAGAAAATGATTTGCCTTATCTTTCTTCATCTGCTAGGGTAAGGAGGAGACAAAGAAGGGACAAggaaattgatattaaagttcTCAGTGATCTGCCAGCTGAACCTAATCTAGTAGAGCTTAATTCTAATAATGACAAGACCAAAGTATGCGATTCCAGCAGCAGTGAAGGAGAATGCAACAGTGAAAATTCTCCCAGGACACAAGATGCAGAAGCAGCAAGCACAGAAAAGGCTTCTCCTATCAAATCAGACGACATTGATGACTTTGTCAGCATGCTTGATACGACACTTAAGGATTCATTCAACTTTGAGAGTGATACAacagaaaatatgagaaataaggTTACTGTTACTAGTGATTGTGGCATGGACCTTTCTTGCAGGCTGTCAATGTTAGAAGAAACGTTGATGAAAAGTGTTGATGAg GAGCAAGCTGCGTTGATCTTGTCCGTGGTCAAGTCTGGCTTCTGGGATGATTGGGATGAACAGCACAACCAGGCGCGTAATATACTTGGTGACCAAAAGTTTGCTGCTGTGTCATCAACGCTTTGTCATCTCAAGCTGTGTTACTGTTTTATGCAGGAATGA
- the LOC135198642 gene encoding serine/threonine-protein kinase Nek4-like isoform X1, with protein MPLALTKMLVEFNMEDIEVIKEIGRGSYGSVWLVSRITDRRLLVLKSVKLSHLNSEEEKTARQEVHILAGLKHPNIVSYKGSFEMNHHLHLLMTYCEGGDLFTKIRHQHRTLFPEQQIIRWFIQITMALQYLHSHNILHRDLKTQNIFLTRSGLIKLGDFGIARVLNSSMDLATTMIGTPYYMSPELFSGIPYSYKSDVWALGCCLYELITLKHAFVARDLSALICRISRGKVEGISSKYTDELRSLVLSLLSRSPNLRPSASQILHKPFIREHISTFLKDTTAPSCVDDKKDFELPSKVSLRYIQKNKNFECRHIEEEKHFECHVPNVLVKRCCEVLPTEFASLHIAGDKMKLENRSRMEVKPSGVKECQCKRREKIDVHAACQIGSQSRRRRRIKRAPSSESEPHENFSSSIPFQGLDESPVNSRLPENDLPYLSSSARVRRRQRRDKEIDIKVLSDLPAEPNLVELNSNNDKTKVCDSSSSEGECNSENSPRTQDAEAASTEKASPIKSDDIDDFVSMLDTTLKDSFNFESDTTENMRNKVTVTSDCGMDLSCRLSMLEETLMKSVDEEQAALILSVVKSGFWDDWDEQHNQARNILGDQKFAAVSSTLCHLKLCYCFMQE; from the exons gagTTCAATATGGAAGATATTGAAGTGATAAAGGAAATTGGGCGTGGAAGCTATGGGTCTGTGTGGTTGGTCTCAAGAATTACTGACCGTCGACTTCTAGTTCTCAAATCT GTCAAACTTTCACACCTaaattcagaagaagaaaagactgCCAGACAAGAAGTACATATTCTGGCAGGACTGAAGCACCCTAATATTGTTTCATACAAG GGCTCCTTTGAAATGAATCATCATTTGCACTTGCTGATGACATACTGTGAAGGAGGAGATCTCTTCACAAAAATTCGTCATCAGCACCGTACTCTCTTTCCGGAGCAGCAGATAATACGCTGGTTCATTCAGATCACAATGGCACTGCAG TACCTCCATTCTCACAACATCCTTCATCGAGACTTGAAGACTCAGAATATTTTCTTAACTCGGTCCGGTCTTATTAAACTGGGAGATTTTGGCATTGCCCGTGTGTTGAACTCCTCAATGGACCTGGCAACAACGATGATTGGCACACCATATTACATG AGTCCAGAATTATTTTCTGGGATCCCATATAGCTACAAGAGTGATGTTTGGGCCCTTGGCTGTTgtttatatgaattgataactCTGAAGCATGCATTCGTTGCTCGTGATTTGTCGGCACTTATCTGTCGAATATCCAGGGGAAAG GTTGAAGGTATATCTTCCAAGTACACAGATGAATTGCGAAGCCTCGTTCTCTCCTTGTTAAGCCGCAGCCCTAATCTCCGTCCTAGTGCTTCCCAGATTTTGCACAAACCTTTTATACGGGAACATATTTCAACCTTCCTTAAGGATACAACTGCTCCATCATGTGTAGATGATAAGAAAGACTTTGAGCTTCCTTCTAAGGTCAGTTTACgatatatacagaaaaataaaaattttgaatgcaGACATATTGAGGAAGAAAAACATTTTGAATGCCATGTGCCCAATGTACTTGTTAAAAGATGCTGTGAGGTTTTGCCTACAGAGTTTGCATCTTTGCACATAGCTGGAGATAAAATGAAATTAGAGAATCGATCTCGGATGGAGGTTAAGCCTAGTGGAGTGAAGGAATGTCAGTGTAAACGTCGAGAAAAGATCGACGTACATGCAGCCTGTCAAATTGGATCACAATCTCGTAGAAGAAGACGCATCAAAAGGGCACCATCTTCTGAAAGTGAACCTCATGAAAATTTTAGCAGTTCTATACCATTTCAGGGTCTTGATGAATCTCCAGTAAATTCTAGGTTGCCAGAAAATGATTTGCCTTATCTTTCTTCATCTGCTAGGGTAAGGAGGAGACAAAGAAGGGACAAggaaattgatattaaagttcTCAGTGATCTGCCAGCTGAACCTAATCTAGTAGAGCTTAATTCTAATAATGACAAGACCAAAGTATGCGATTCCAGCAGCAGTGAAGGAGAATGCAACAGTGAAAATTCTCCCAGGACACAAGATGCAGAAGCAGCAAGCACAGAAAAGGCTTCTCCTATCAAATCAGACGACATTGATGACTTTGTCAGCATGCTTGATACGACACTTAAGGATTCATTCAACTTTGAGAGTGATACAacagaaaatatgagaaataaggTTACTGTTACTAGTGATTGTGGCATGGACCTTTCTTGCAGGCTGTCAATGTTAGAAGAAACGTTGATGAAAAGTGTTGATGAg GAGCAAGCTGCGTTGATCTTGTCCGTGGTCAAGTCTGGCTTCTGGGATGATTGGGATGAACAGCACAACCAGGCGCGTAATATACTTGGTGACCAAAAGTTTGCTGCTGTGTCATCAACGCTTTGTCATCTCAAGCTGTGTTACTGTTTTATGCAGGAATGA